The sequence CCGATGAGGCCGAGGACATTCTCGGCGTAGGTCATGCCGTGCGGGTGGCCGGATGGGGTCTCTGGAGTGCCGGCGTTCTCGGGCTGCGCGTTCATGGGCTCAACGGTACCGCCGAGGCCGCCTCGGGCGGCAAGAGCATGAATCCGCGTGACCACTCAACGGGGGACAATGGCAAGGTGTTAGGTTCCCTGCCCGCCCCGGACGCCACTGTGGTCCTGGAGCCCGGCGTCCCTGTGGACGTGCGCCTGACCCTGGGTGTCCTGCAGCGCGGACAGGCCGATCCCACTGTGCAGTCCCGCCCCGATGGGGTCTGGCTCTGCTACCGGGTGCCTGGCTCGGGCGATCCGGTGTCGGTGCTCGTCCGGCCGGCGCCCTCGGTGCTGGTCCCGGGTCCGGTCCCGGTGCTCGCGTGGGGGCCGGGCGCCGAGGCTGCTGTGGCGGACGCACACCGGCTGCTGGGGCTCGACGACGACTGGTCGGCCTTCGATGCGCTCCTCGCCCCGCGTTCGGCAGTGGTCTCGGGCGCGGCCGGGGCTGGGGAGACGGCGGGGGCTGTGGGAGCAGCCGCGCTTCCGCATGCGGTAGCGCAGGCCCGCCGCGCGAACCCCGGGCTGCGCCTGCCGGCCACGGGGAGGATGGTGGACCAGCTGCTGACCGTGGTCCTGGAGCAGAAGGTCACCCATGACCAGGCCCGGTCCGGGTGGCGCTGGCTGGTGCGGGGCTTCGGCGAGGCGGCCCCGGCTCCCGCGCCACCGGGCATGTTGTTGGCGCCGACCGCCCACGCCGTCCGGCGAATCCCCAGTTGGGCCTGGCACGCGGGCTGGGTCCAACCCGCACAGTCGAGGGCGATGCTGCGGGTGGCCGAGCGGGCGAGCGCCCTGGAACGGCTGTCCGGCGTACCCGTGGGAGTCGCCGCTGAGACGTTGACCGCTGTACCGGGGATCGGCGTCTGGACGGCCGCGGAGACCGTGCAGCGGACCCATGGAGCCGCGGACACGGTGGCCGTGGGCGACTACCACCTGGCCCATCATGTGGGCGAGGTGCTGACCGGCCGGCGCACCGACGATGCCGGCATGCTCCGGCTGCTGGAGCCGTGGGCCGGCCACCGGCAGCGCGTGGTCCGGCTCATCGGCCTGTCCGGCGTCCGGTTCAGCCGGTTCGGCCCGCGGCTGGCACCGGCGGACCACCGGCGGCGGTAGTCAGTTCTGGTCGGACTTCTGATCGGTGTTCTGATCAGAGATCTGGTCGGGATTCTGGTTCTGGGCGACCTTCTCTCGAACTTCGTCCATGTCCAGTCCCTTGACAGCCGTGACAAGCTCCTGCAGCTGGGTGGCGTTGACGGCGCCGGGCTGGGCGTAGACCAGGACCTTGTCCCGGAACGCCATGAGGGTCGGGATCGAGGTGATGTTCGCGGCGGCGGCAAGGCCCCGCTCGGCCTCGGTGTCGACCTTGCCGAACACGATGTCCGGGTGCTCGCCCGACACCTGCTCGTAGACCGGGGCGAATTGCTTGCAGGGTCCGCACCAGCCGGCCCAGAAGTCGACGAAGACGATGTCGTTCTCGGTGATGGTCTGTTCGAATCCGGCTTCGGTGATCTCGGTGGTTGCCATGCCGTCCACCCTAACCGCCGCCGGCTGCGCCGCGGGAGTCGGATCCACAGGCGACGGCGGCCCGCTCCTCCACAGCGTCCATCTGCCCCGCGCGTTGCCCACGGTTGGGCCCTGGACCCCTGATGCGGGGCCAGCTGGCTTCCTAGCGTCGGATCATCCGGTCAGCAGACGACCGACCCATTGGATCGACCAGCCGAGGAGCACCCGATGTCGCACGACGCCCCGCAGCCCCCTTCCTCGCCACGCGCGAGACCGGCACCGCAGCCCAAACACGGTCCGTCCGGCCCGGGGCGCATGGCCCCCGGACGGCGCACGACCGTCATGGTGGTGGTGGAACGAGACGAACCGGAGCATGCGCTGCGCGAGTCCATGGAGTGGGTGCAGGCGTTCGAACGGGACTGCGGACTGGTCCTGGACACCGACGCCACGGAACTCTATGGGGTGGCACTCGCTGCGGACCTCAAGGACTCCCTCCAGCCACCCCGGGACGGCTCCGTGGCCGATTATCTCGATTTCATCTGCGTGGACGGCCGCTGGCTGGAGCCCGGAGACTGTCCGGCTGCCCCTCCCGATTCGAACGGTGCCCCGGCTTGGGCCTGGGCCTATTACGAGTCGGTCATGGGCGCCCCGGATCACGCCTATTGCACCATCTGGGACCTGATGCCCCTGCCCGTCGCCGCGTGAGAGGTGCGGCCACGGGCAGGAACGAGACGGACGGCAAGGACTACTCAGTCACCGTTGACGAAGGCGTCATAGCGTTGCAAGAACGCCGAGATGTGCCCACGGCTCACCGGCGCGGTCTGGTTGTAGCTCCCATCCGTGTCCCCCAGGGAGATGCCCTCGGAAGCCAGCCAGGTGATCGCCTCGTAGTTCGAGCCGCCCACGGACAGGTCCTTGAACGGGGAGGTAGCTGGGGCCTGGTGTTCTGGTGCCTCGAGCCGATACAGCAACGTGGCGAACTCCCCGCGGGTCACGGAATTGGCCGGACGGAAGGTCCCGTCCGCGTACCCCCGGGTGATGTCCTCGGTCGCAGCCCAGGCGATCGCGGTGAAATGTCCGGAGCTCTCGGAGACATCGGAGAACGGGGACTCCTCCGGTGCTTCGGCATCAGGCCCCATGTACCGATAGAGGAAGGCTGCGGTCTCCGCCCGGGTGACAGCCTGACTCTTGCGGAACGTCCCATCGGCGTATCCCAGAGACAATCCGGTCCGGGCCATCCACTGCACCGGGGCGTAGTAGGGCGAGCCCGGGAGGTTGTCCGAGAAGTCCGGCACCTCGGGGCTCGTGTCCTCCACGCAGTCGAAGCTGGCGGCGGACTCGGCGTCCCCACCCGTGTAGGTGGCCACGGCGGGGTAGACGCACAGCGGGCGGGAGCGCTCACTCGACCAGTCCTCCGGAACCTGATCGTTGGCCGGGTTGACCCAGGCTTCCAGCCTCTCTGGCTGGTCGCCGTCCTCCACCCAGCTGGCGAGGGCCGCGAGCGCATCATGCTGATCCGTGGCCGGGCCGCCGGACACATGTCCCATGCCCGGCACTTCGTAGTACTGGACGAAGTCGGAGGCGTCACCGCCATGGGTCTCGTTGAGATCCCGGTACCAGGCGGAGGTGTCATCCGAGGAGAACACCCCATCCGAGGCGCCGTGGATGACCATCATCTTGCCGCCGGAGGCCTTCAGATCGTTAAACTCCAGGTCCGGCGGAGTCATGAACTCCATGGCGCTCTCGGTGTAGATCCCCTCAGTCGCGTAGATCGACGCGTTGGCCTCGTCGATGTCCAAGTCCAGCACGAAATCCCGCAGGGAGTTCAGCGCCGGGGCGTAGGGCAACGTCGAGAAAATGTAGCCGACGGCCATGGGGTCCAGCGCGATGGACGCGTTGAACTTCCAGAAGCCCCAGCCTGGATCGACAAGACCCGGATCATAGGGGAACGAACTGTAGAGGGCGGTGCCGTCGCTGGCGGTCGCGCCGGCGAACACGGTCGTCACCACGGACTTCTGCTCCTCACTCAGGCACGTCCCGTCCCGGTCGGCCTCACACGTGGGGACGTGGTCGGCCACGGAGAAGACCTTGCCGCAACCGGCCTGGTCCTGCACGAGACCGTCGGCCAGGCCGTCGAGCTCGTCGCACTGGGCCAGGATGGCGTCCGCCAGCAGCACCCGCTCCGGCGGGGTCAGCGCCGAGTTCAGGTCATCGCTGGTGGCCACGGTGTTCCACTGCTGCGCGCCCCACAGCTGGGCCACCGCCGCCTGCGGGAGGTTGAATCCTGGCGCCAGTGCGAGGAAGCCGTCGTACTCGTCGGCGTACCGGGAGGCGCCCACCATGGTGTGCCGGCCGCCGTTGGACCCGCCCGTCAGGTAGGAGTACTCCGGCGCGCTGCCGTAGGCCTCCTCCACGAGGGCCTTCGCCATCGGGGTCAGGGTGCCCACCGCCTGGTAACCAAAGTCCAACCGGGCCTGTGGGTCCAGACCGAAGGTGGGGTTCTGACTGCCGGTGTGGCCGGCGTCAGAACTGATGACCGCCATGCCCATCTGGAGTCCACTCTCACCGCCGCCTACCTGGCCCACCGCGGTGCTGACAGAGCCGTCCATTCCCCCGTTGGCCTGGTAGAGGTACTGGCCGCTCCAGTCCTTCGGCAGACGCATCTCGAAGCCGATGGCATACTCCTCGCCGTCAACGGGACTGGTCCGCTCATTCATCTGACCTGTGACGAGGCAGTGCTCGCCGATGTCCTCACCCCGGTTGCTGAGGGTGCCGGCGGGTACCACCTCGGCGCCGATGATGGTGGTGGACTCGAATTCGAATCCGGCCAGCGCCGCACAGTCCGGGGCGTCTGTGGACGGGCCACTGCCCACGGTTGCAGCAGGCGTGGCGGAGAGGGCGGAGGCGGCGGAGGCGGCGGGGGCGGACGTGCTGGCCAGGGCCGCGCCAGACGAACTCAGGAGGAGCCCGACGGTGGCGGCACCGGCGACGACGGCACGGCGGAGGGCAACGCTGCTCATCTCAGCACCTCCCCCGCCGGCTCAGCCGGTGATCGGAGGAAAGTCGGTTCGGGGCTGGTCGGTCTGGGGCGGGTCGTTCCGAGGCACGACTATCGGGGCGTTCCATGGTGATGTCCTTTCACGAAGGTGATATCACCCGCTGGCCAACACCTCGACGAGTTGTGATGTAGGCCACAGTGGGAGTGGTGGACACATCCTATGAACATCCAGTTGTCAAAGACAATGGTCGGTTCCGTCAATGATCCTTCCGGGCGCCGAGCCACCCAGCCGGTTGCCCCTCCCGATTCGAACGGCGCCCCGGCCTGGGCCTGGGCCTGGGCCTATGACGAGTCGGTCATGGGCGCCCCGGATCACGCCTAGTGCACCATCTGGGACCTGATGCACCTGCCTTTGGCGGCGTGAGTCACACGGAAACGGAATAATCCTCAGGGTTGGCCGGTTGCGCGGGTTATGCGAGCTATTGGAATCCATGAACCAGGAACACCGGACGCCCTGCAGGTCATCGACCTGCCCCAACCTGCCGTTGCGGAGGGAGAGGTACGGATCCGCGTCCATGCGGCCGCCGTCAATCCGACGGACACCCTGCTCCGATCCGGACAACGGAACCTGTCCCGGCAGCCTCGACCGCTGGTCCCCGGAATGGACGTCGCCGGGATACTGGAGGAGATCGGACCCGGCACCGAAACCCCGCTCCGCGTGGGTGACGCAGTCATGGCGATCGTCGTGCCGCGCGGCACCCACGGTGCCTACGCGGAACAGGTGGTCGTGCCTGCCGAGTCCGTGGCCGCCGCACCACGAGACACCACCCACCTGGAGGCCAGCACCCTGCCCATGAATGGGCTCACCGCACGGTTGGCCTTGGACACCCTCGGCCTGCCGTCCGGCAGCGTCATCGCCGTCACCGGGGCGGCGGGCGCGCTGGGCGGATACGCGGTCCAGTTGGCGAAGGCTGACGGGCTGACCGTCGTCGCCGATGCCGCCGCGAAGGACCAGGAGCTGGTCGCCGGCCTCGGGGCCGACGTCGTGCTTCCCCGCGGCGAAGGATTCGCCGACCGAGTCCGTGAGCGGTTCCCCGACGGCGTGGACGGCGCCATCGACGGAGCGATGCTGCACGCCGCAGTTGCCCCCGCCGTCCGGGACGGCGGCACCGTGATCACCATCCGCGGCTACGACGAGCCGGGCGAACGCGGTGTCAGGTTCCAGCCGATCCTGGTCGCGGACTACGCCCGGGAACAGCAGAAGCTGGACACGCTCAGGCAACAGGCGGAGAACGGCCTGGTGAACCTGCGGGTGGCCGCGTCCCTGCCGAAGGAACAGGCCCCGGAGGCCCACCGACGGCTGGAGGCCGGCGGCGTCCGTGGACGCCTGGTGCTGACCTTCTGAGAGCCCATCCGGGAAAGGGCAGAGCATTCGGAAACGAAAAAACCGCGGGAGTCTGGTGACTCCCGCGGTTTTCCGCGGTGTGGCAGATACTGGATTCGAACCAGTGAAGGCAATGCCAGCTGATTTACAGTCAGCCCCCTTTGGCCGCTCGGGTAATCTGCCGGGGCCCCTCCCGCGCGGATCTGGTCTGAACCATTCCGTTCGGTCGGCGACACCTCACTTTACCGGAGCCGGGCCAGGATTTCGAATCGGTGACTTCCCCCGGTCTTCTGCCCTGCCTTCTCCCCACTCACGCCCGGGCATCGGTCCGGTATGCCACCGCACCGGAGCCCACCGGTAGGCTGTCCGCGAGGAATGTCCCACCCGAGTCCACCGCCCTCTCATCGCGGCGGACACAACAGTGAAGAGGAGCCATGGCCAGCGATTCGACGTTTGATGTGGTCAGCAAGGTCGACAAGCAGGAGATCAGCAACGCCCTGAACCAGGCCCAGAAGGAGATAGCCCAGCGCTATGACTTCAAGGGCGTGGGCGCGGAGGTCGATTTCAGCGGCGAGTCCATCCTGATGAAGGCCGCCTCCGAGGAGCGCGTCAAGGCCGTCCTGGACGTCTTCCAGTCCAAGCTGGTCAAGCGCGGCATCTCCCTGAAGTCCCTCGAGGCCGGCGAGCCCTACGCCTCGGGCAAGGAGTACCGCATGGAGGCGACCATCAAGGAGGGCATCGATCAGCCCACCGCCAAGAAGATCACCAAGCTGATCCGCGATGAGGGCCCGAAATCGATCAAGGCCACCATCCAGGGCGACGAGCTCCGCGTCTCCTCCAAGTCCCGCGACGACCTGCAGGCGACCATCGCCATGCTCAAGGACTTCGAGGACGCCGACCTGCAGTTCATCAACTTCCGCTGAGAAGCCCGTTCGACCGACCGAGGACACCATGCTCTACCTGATCACCCCCGACGGCTTCGTCAGCACGCTGCAGGCAACCCTCGGCGATGTGCTCGTGGACGCCCGCCGTGGCCGGCCACTGTCCCAGCAGGCCTGGGTGTCGCAGGACCCCGGTCCCGCGGGCATCCCCGCAGAGACGGTCCTGGCCGTGGCCCTCCGCCACGGCCTCGACGGAGGCATCGGCCTCGTGGTGCACGGAGGCTTCATCGACCAGGTCCTGGAACCAGAGCGGTTGCGGGCGGTGGAGCGAAACCAGAACCGGATCGCGGCGCAACTGGCCGCGATCGCCCCCGAGCCGCGCTTCGAGGACCGCGACTGGCACCGCCAGCAGCGGGCCATCGCCGAGGAGGCGCGGCAGGCGGCCGGCGGTTCGATCCGTCAGGCCGAGAAGACGGCCGATGAGGTGCTGTCCGCTCCGGTCAAGGACCACCTGACTCGCGCCTGGGAGCGCGCCGGCGGGCTGCTGCCCACGTCCTGACGCTGGCCGGTGGCCCGGCGGGTCAGCTGAGCCACCGCGTCAGCTGGGCCGCCGCGTCAGGCCTGGCCCAGCTCCCGGGCCATGCCCTCGAGGCGCTTGACCCGCTCGTTCATGGGTGGGTGCGTGGAGAACATCTTCTTCACGTTCCGGAACGGGTTGGCGATCATCAAGTGTGCGGTGTTCTGCAGCCGCTGCTCGGACGGCAGCGGCGCGGCCTGGATGCCGTTCTGCAGTTTGTAGAGGGCCGAGGCCAGGGCGAGCGGATCTCCGGTGAGCCGGGCACCATCCTCGTCCGCGTCATACTCCCGGGTCCGGGAGATGGACATCTGGATGAGCGAGGCTGCGAGCGGGGCCAGGAGGGCCAGCGCGATCATCGCCAGGGGGTTCGCGCCGCGGTTGTCCCGGCCGGCCCCGAAAAACAGCATGAACTGGGCCACCGAGGTGATGACCCCAGCCACGGCGGCGGCCACGGAGGACGTCAGGATGTCCCGGTTGTAGACGTGCATCAGCTCATGTCCCAGTACCCCGCGCAGCTCGCGCGCATTGAGCATCTGCAGGATCCCCTCGGTACAGCACACGGCGGCATTCTGCGGATTGCGGCCCGTGGCGAACGCGTTGGGTGAGGTTGTGGGCGCCACATAGAGCCGCGGCATCGGCTGCTGGGCCGCCTCGGAGAGCTCGCGGACGATCCGGTACATCTCCGGCTGCTCCTGCTCGGTGACGGGATAGGCGCGCATGGAACGGATCGCGATCTTGTCACTGTTCCAGTAGCTGTAGGCCGTGGACGCCAGTCCGATGAGTGCAAAGATCCAGATCCACGTGGAGCTTCCCGTGCCGGCAGCGATGACACCGCCGATGGCCAGCAGCACGGCGAACAGTCCGGCGATCAGCAGGGTGGTCTTCAGTCCGTTGTAATGCCGGTGCATCCGGTGGCGGTCCTTTCAGGGGCGCAGGAAACTCAGGGACGGTCAAGGGGACGTCTGTGAGTACAACGTACGTCACCGGCCGGACATTCCGGACGGCAGGTGCACAGGGAGGCCAAGTACTCAGGGAGGCAAGTACTCAGGGAACAGGATGGCGGGAGTCGTACTTCAGGAAGCCGGGCTGCCAGCGCATCAGGGCGCTGACCCCGATGACGCACAGCACGCCGCCGACCATGAGCGTCACCGGTTCGGCCAGCAGTTCGGCAGCACCCCCGGTCAGCATCTCCCCCACCCGCGGTCCACCGGCCACCACCACGATGAACACGCCCTGCAGTCGTCCCCGCAGATGGTCCGGGGTGGCCGACTGCAGGATGGTGTTGCGGAAGACCGAGGAGACGGAGTCGGCGCAGCCCGCCAGCGCCAGGCAGGCCGCGGCCGCCCACAGGTAGTGCTGGGGCTCGCCGCCGGCGGCCCCGGCCCGGGCGGCCAGGTAGACGACCACGCCGAATCCGGCCACGGACAGTCCCCAGGCGACGATGGCCCAGTACACCGCCGCCCCGTGCCGGACGATGCGGGTCAGCGGCCCGGAGAACAGCCCCGTGAGGAAGGAACCGAGGGCCATGGCCGCCAGCAGGATCCCGACGGCGGCCTCGCCGCCGCCCAGCACCACCGCTCCGATCGCGGGCAGCAGTGCCCGCGGGAAGGCGGTGGCCATCGCGACGATGTCCGCGATGAAGGTCATCCGCAGGTTGGGGCGGGATCCCAGGAAGCGGAACCCCTCCACCACGGAGCCCCAGCCGACGCGGCGCCGGGTCCCGGCAGATGTAGCAGAGTCAGCACCGTCCTGCCGCTGCGGTGGCAGGGAGGGCAAGCGCCAGACCGCATAGAGGGCGGCCAGAAAGGTCACCACATCCACGGAGTACGTCCAGGCGTAGCCCACCTGGGCCACCAGGACGCCGGCGAACAGCGGCCCGACCATCATGGCCACGGAGAACGTCATCATGTTCAGGGCGTTCGCGGCCGGCAGCAGTTTGAGGCCCACGAGGGCGGGGATGATGGCCCCGCGGGTGGGCTGGTTGATGCCGGAGGCCCCGGAATGGACGGCCACCAACACGTACAGCACCCACACGCTCTCCAGCCCCAGCCAGGCCTGGGCCGCGATCAGGACGGCGGTCAGCCACAGCACGGAGGAGGAGGCCAGGGCGAGCTTGCGCCGGTCCACGTGGTCGGCCACCGCCCCGCCATAGAGCCCGGCCACCACCAGTGGCACGAGGGCGAACGCGCCCAGCATCCCGACGGCCAGCGACGAGCCGGTGAGGTGGAAGACCTCGAGGCTGACCGCGACGAGAGTCAGTTGCGTGCCGACCGCCGAGAGCGAGTTCCCGATCCAGAGCCGCCGGTAGGCGGGGCTGACCCGCAGAGGGGTGAGGTCTGCGAGCAGCCGCGCCATCAGCCGCGGCTGATGCGGGTCATGTCCTCACGGGGAACCACCTTGACGCGCTCACGCTGCACGGTTCCGGAGCCGGTGGCGGCGGCACCGAGGCCGAGCTCGTGCTCGTCCAGCTTCAGCCAGCCCTCCCAGGTGGTGTATTCGATGCCGCGCGATTCCAGCAGGTCGATGACCGCCTGCTCCTCCGGGTTCGCCGCGGACCACAGGTCTGGCTGGTCCTCGAGCATGCAGCCGATGGTCTCCAGGGCGTCGCCCTTGGTGTGGCCGATCAGGCCCACCGGGCCGCGCTTGATCCAGCCGGAGGCATACAGGCCGGGCACCGGGGTGCCGTTCGCGTCCAGGATGCGGCCGGCGTCGTTGGGGATGACACCCTTGCGTTCGTCATACCCGAGCCCGGGCACGGGGGAACCGTGGTAGCCGATGGCCCTGTACACGGCCTGGACCGGGTAGTCGATGTACTCGCCCGTGCCCTTGACGTTGCCGGTGCCGTCCAGCTCCATGCGTTCCATCCGCAGACCGGCGACCTGGCCGGCCTCGTCCCCCTCGCCGGAGAGGATCTCCACCGGCTGCTGCAGGAAGTGCAGGTGCAGGCGGCGCGAGGCGCCGGAGTCCTGGTCCTCGACGAGCCAGTTGGTCAGGGTGCCGACCATGGTCTTGACCTGGTTGTTCGAGGCCGCCAACTGCTCCGAGGCCTCATCGAACTCGAAGTCCTCCGGGTACAGCACGATGTCCACGTCCTTGGAGTGCGCCAGCTCACGCAGCTCCAGCGGGGTGAACTTCACCTGGGCGGGGCCGCGGCGGCCGAAGACGTGCACGTCCGTGACCGGAGAGGCCTTGAGCCCCTTGTAGACGTTCTCCGGGATCTCCGTGACCAGCAGGTCGTCGGCATGCTTGGAGAGCATGCGGGCCACATCCAGGGCCACGTTGCCGTTGCCGATCACCGCGACCTCCTTCGCGGTCAACGGCCACTGGCGCGGCAGGTCCGGATGGCCGTCATACCAGGATACGAAGTCGGCGCCACCGAAGGAGCCCTCGAGGTCCACGCCGGGGACGGACAGGTCTGCGTCCCGGACAGCACCGGTGGAGAAAACGATGGCGTCATAGTGCTCGCGCAGGTCTTCCAGGGTGAGATCCGTGCCGAAGTCCACGCCGCCGAGGAAGCGGATGTCCCCGCGGTCCATGACCTTGTGCAGGGCCTTGACGATCCCCTTGATCCGCGGGTGGTCCGGGGCCACCCCGTAGCGGATCAGCCCGTACGGGGCCGGATAGCGGTCGAAGAGGTCGATGCTGACCTCGAAGTCCCGCTCGGCCTTGGTCAACAGGTCCGCCGTATACACGCCGGCCGGACCGGCACCGATGATGGCGAGGCGCAGGGGGCGGGCAGCGGCAGCGGTCACAGGGTTGTCCAATCAGCAGGGTCCGGAAGTCGATGTGGCATCGAGAGGGCAATCGCGATGGCACGGGCGGCGGCCGTCAAGGTCCACCGCCGGCCCATTCTACCGGGACCACCGAAATACACACGACCACCGTGATGCATTGCACGTCGCGGAGGGTCTACGCGGGACATGCGTTTCCAGGAGGACACCACGCGTTTAACGTCTAGGGACCGGTCCCCTTGGACCGGTCCCGCGCGTGCCGCCTGCGGCGGCATGGCCGTAACGTGGCTGAGACGAAGTGGCTGTGACGGTGCTGTGGTCAGCCCCCGTACATGGCCCCGCCGATGGCGGCACCGGCGGCCTTGGCCGCGTCAGCGGCGGTGATGTCGTTCATCTCCATCAGGGCGCGGGCGTCCTTGACGAGCAACTTGACCTGCTCGCAGGCATCAAGCCACTTCTGCTCCACCGCCTGGTAGTCCTCGGAGTTGGAACTGGAATTGAAGTTCTCATCCATGTAGGCCTTCTGCGTCTCGCGGTCACCGATGATGCCCTCGATGCGGTCGGCGATCTGTCCCACCTGGTATTCGTAGGCCTGGGCTTCGCCGGCGTCGTACTTGATAACCATGGTCTAGTCCTTTCGGGTTCCGGGTGTCCCGGAGAAGTGCGGAGTGTGTCGATGGGTACTGCGACGATGACGCTGAGGCGTCACCAGGACAGTTCGGCGCCCTGTTCCTTGGCCCGGGCGTCGTCCAGCTCGGTCTGCTCCTGGATGTTGTAGGCCTTGTAGAGCTCGCCCTGGCCCACGTTGATCAGGGACAGCGCCTCGATCACTTGTCCCTGGCACTCGTTCACCCGGTTGATGAAGCTGCGGAATGCCTGGGCGCCGGCACCCTGGAAGCTGCTCTCCAGGGACACGGTGGCGTCCTCGAGGTTCTGCAGCTCCACGATCAGGAGCTCGCCCGAATCGCCGGAGTCCTTGGCCGCCTTGTCGAAGGCATCGACGCCTTCCTGCAGTTCAAGCCGTTCGCTACCTGTAGCCATGTCTATCCCCTAGATGGTTCTGCTTCGGACCGGTGGTCCGCTGTCTGCGTGCCTGACGTCCGCTGCGTTCCGCAACCCGCTGGCCCGATGACTCCATCTTTCTGTCCCGGTGAGGTCCGGTCAACCGGATCCGATGGGTAGAACTCCCCATGCACGGACCGCCGGTCCCGTTTCCGCCCTTGAAGGAATGCTGGAATGATGAGGGAGGTCACGGCGCCGGGGGTGTGCCGGGCCAGGACGAGCCCGGTGCAGACCGGGGGGAGGGGGCACCGGCTGTGGCCATGGATTTCGACTCGCAGCTCATCGAGTCGGTCGAGGTACGGCGCGAGCGGCTGAGCGCCTCGTTCCTGTTCGGACTGAACCCCACCGAGCGGCGGTGGAAGGACCGGACCAACTTCTTCGTCTACGGCCTGATCCTCGCCGCCCTGGCCTGTGCCTTCTGCGTGGGGATCTCCTTCATCGTGAACATCATCGGAAACTGGCTGGCCGAACGCGAGGAGCGGGACCAGCAACAACAGCAGCGCAACGAGCAGATACATCCACCGCCGCAGGGTGCGGAGGGCCGCCCGGTGCCCGCGCCTGCCGTGGTGTCCCCGTCCGACACCGCGGTGCTCGCGGACATCGCTCCCCCCGCGGCGCCCGCCACACTCGCTGCGCCGGCCACACCCATCGCCCCCGCCACCCTGCCGCCGACCCCTTGGAGGTCCTGACGTGCCCACCCCCTATACGCGAGTCACCCTGGTGGGCCAGCGGCGCAATGCGGACCTCCTGCTGCCCTCGGACACTCCGCTCGGAACCCTCCTGCCCCAGATCCTGGACGTGCTGAACGATCAGCCGGAGGACTCCCTGGGCACCAAGCTGCTGGTCCGGCCGGACGGTGACGAGATTCCCCCGAGTCAGACCCTCAGCGAGTCCGAGGTCCTGGACGGCGAGCGCCTCCGCC comes from Citricoccus muralis and encodes:
- a CDS encoding FAD-dependent oxidoreductase, with the protein product MTAAAARPLRLAIIGAGPAGVYTADLLTKAERDFEVSIDLFDRYPAPYGLIRYGVAPDHPRIKGIVKALHKVMDRGDIRFLGGVDFGTDLTLEDLREHYDAIVFSTGAVRDADLSVPGVDLEGSFGGADFVSWYDGHPDLPRQWPLTAKEVAVIGNGNVALDVARMLSKHADDLLVTEIPENVYKGLKASPVTDVHVFGRRGPAQVKFTPLELRELAHSKDVDIVLYPEDFEFDEASEQLAASNNQVKTMVGTLTNWLVEDQDSGASRRLHLHFLQQPVEILSGEGDEAGQVAGLRMERMELDGTGNVKGTGEYIDYPVQAVYRAIGYHGSPVPGLGYDERKGVIPNDAGRILDANGTPVPGLYASGWIKRGPVGLIGHTKGDALETIGCMLEDQPDLWSAANPEEQAVIDLLESRGIEYTTWEGWLKLDEHELGLGAAATGSGTVQRERVKVVPREDMTRISRG